One Solanum lycopersicum chromosome 4, SLM_r2.1 DNA window includes the following coding sequences:
- the LOC101247612 gene encoding zinc-finger homeodomain protein 2 — translation MEFDEDQEEQEQEIGAVGAENYVTTGNNSGRDEGISTSSIGRKSNVRYRECLKNHAVGIGGHALDGCGEFMSAGEEGTMDALKCAACNCHRNFHRKEAEGEVFHHTPPPHLTHHHHHHPQFSPFSSYRTTHHPSGYLHVNPPPHQRPLALPSTSRDDEDMSNPSSSGGGGGGSGGVGGSRKRFRTKFTGDQKDKMLAFAERLGWRMQKQDEALVQQFCAETNVKRHVFKVWMHNNKHTLGKKP, via the exons ATGGAATTTGATGAAGACCAAGAAGAGCAGGAACAAGAAATTGGCGCTGTGGGAGCGGAAAATTATGTAACGACGGGGAACAATAGTGGAAGAGATGAAGGGATTTCCACTAGTAGTATTGGTAGAAAAAGTAATGTTAGGTATAGAGAGTGTTTGAAGAATCACGCGGTCGGCATAGGTGGCCACGCCCTAGATGGGTGTGGCGAATTTATGTCGGCCGGTGAAGAAG GTACTATGGATGCACTTAAATGTGCGGCGTGTAATTGCCATAGGAATTTCCACCGTAAGGAAGCGGAAGGTGAGGTATTTCATCATACCCCACCTCCCCACCTTACtcatcaccaccatcaccatCCCCAATTTTCACCTTTTTCTTCTTATCGAACCACCCATCATCCATCTGGTTACCTACATGTTAATCCACCCCCACATCAGCGCCCTTTGGCGCTGCCATCTACTTCTAGGGACGACGAAGATATGTCGAACCCTAGTAGcagtgggggtgggggtggaggGAGTGGTGGGGTGGGTGGTTCAAGAAAGAGGTTTAGGACAAAGTTCACAGGAGACCAAAAGGATAAAATGTTGGCATTTGCAGAAAGATTGGGGTGGCGTATGCAAAAGCAAGATGAGGCATTAGTGCAGCAGTTTTGTGCAGAGACGAATGTCAAGAGACATGTTTTCAAAGTTTGGATGCACAACAACAAGCACACTCTTGGTAAAAAACcctaa
- the LOC101247314 gene encoding serine/threonine-protein kinase-like protein At3g51990 — protein sequence MGYLSCNAESAIATCDSCNFKKTKTHTNKSLKIREFSYSHLHSATNAFSQDNLLGKGSHGYVYRAHLHQVKLSVVAVKRGKLTEPRNSSSNSPAENEIEILSRVHHPRLVNLLGYAVDENQNKLIVVEFMPNGSLYELLHSHSKPPNWIRRVRFALQIARGVHFLHSSNPPVIHRDIKSSNILIDGNFSARLGDFGLSLRGNVEDVVVKSTPPAGTLGYLDPAYLAPSDLSTKSDVFSFGILLLEIISGRNAIDVNYSPPSVVDWAVPLIKSGEYSEIYDPRLTSPEDDGALLQLAIVAARCVRKTAAKRPAMAEVVEWLKQVYKRMSSPIWNNIGRRVGRVRESTRVVKYEPLDESMEIVKISRMGSRRNRKVSNVATTELESAVIGQKIKPVIRSKSIGSLGEIASEPCDLANNYYNQTVRRKGGLAVKIPTVRLSKSRSMGMIQSSTRLMNKSNSNGIVVKFVKKPNGKELEESKLLVDVGKELASFENSSKN from the coding sequence ATGGGTTATCTATCATGCAATGCTGAATCCGCTATTGCTACTTGCGATTCTTGCAACttcaaaaaaactaaaactcatACTAATAAATCATTGAAAATCAGAGAGTTTTCTTACTCTCATCTTCACTCTGCTACTAATGCATTTTCTCAAGATAATCTTCTTGGTAAAGGAAGCCATGGATATGTATACAGAGCTCATCTTCATCAAGTTAAGCTCAGTGTTGTAGCTGttaaaaggggtaaattaaCTGAACCCCGTAACAGTTCTAGTAATTCTCCGGCGGAAAATGAGATTGAGATTCTTTCTAGAGTGCATCATCCTCGGTTGGTGAACTTGTTGGGTTATGCGGTGGatgaaaatcaaaacaaattgaTTGTTGTCGAGTTTATGCCTAATGGGTCTTTGTATGAATTGCTTCATTCTCATTCGAAACCTCCTAATTGGATTCGCCGTGTTCGATTTGCGTTACAAATTGCTAGGGGTGTTCATTTTTTACATTCTTCAAATCCGCCCGTGATTCATCGAGATATTAAGTCTTCGAATATTCTAATTGATGGGAATTTCAGTGCTCGTCTTGGGGATTTTGGGTTGTCTTTGAGAGGAAATGTTGAAGACGTCGTCGTTAAAAGTACGCCGCCGGCGGGTACGTTGGGGTATTTGGATCCTGCTTATCTAGCACCCAGTGATCTCAGTACTAAATCTGACGTTTTCAGCTTTGGAATCTTGTTATTAGAGATCATTAGTGGCCGGAATGCAATCGACGTGAATTACAGTCCGCCGTCAGTGGTGGATTGGGCTGTTCCGTTGATTAAATCCGGCGAGTATTCAGAGATTTATGACCCTAGACTCACCTCACCGGAGGACGACGGAGCTTTACTACAGCTAGCTATAGTCGCAGCGCGTTGCGTCCGTAAGACGGCGGCGAAACGGCCGGCGATGGCGGAGGTGGTGGAGTGGTTAAAACAGGTGTATAAACGAATGAGCTCACCAATATGGAATAACATAGGGCGGCGAGTGGGGCGTGTGAGGGAATCAACGCGCGTGGTGAAATATGAGCCGTTGGATGAAAGTATGGAAATAGTTAAGATCTCGAGAATGGGAAGTAGAAGAAATAGGAAAGTATCCAATGTGGCGACCACAGAATTGGAAAGTGCTGTGATTGGTCAAAAAATAAAACCAGTAATTAGATCGAAATCTATTGGTTCACTTGGTGAGATTGCATCTGAACCGTGTGATTTGGCTAATAACTATTATAATCAGACGGTTAGGAGGAAAGGAGGATTGGCTGTGAAGATACCTACAGTAAGGTTGAGTAAGTCAAGATCAATGGGGATGATACAAAGTAGTACAAGGTTAATGAACAAGAGTAATAGTAATGGGATTGTGGTTAAGTTTGTAAAAAAACCAAATGGAAAAGAATTAGAGGAGTCTAAATTGCTAGTTGATGTAGGAAAAGAACTCGCTTCATTCGAAAACAGTTCTAaaaattaa